A window of Chaetodon auriga isolate fChaAug3 chromosome 2, fChaAug3.hap1, whole genome shotgun sequence contains these coding sequences:
- the tada3l gene encoding transcriptional adapter 3, whose translation MPFTDDTARSLPHGIMSELKDCPPLKYYDFKPVEHVKVCPRYTAVLGRSEDDGIGIEELDTLQLELETLLSSASRRLRALEEQRQILTDWQDKKGDKRFLKLGKDPDPAASSRHKPKKQKLDGKGGHGPGPGPGRPKSKNLQPKVQEYEFTDDPQDIPRTPKNDAPNRFWASVEPYCADITNEEIRLLEELLKPPEDEAEYFKTPALGKHYSQRWAQEDLLEEQREGARANDKKKNLMGGPLSELDAKDVDSLLKKSESQHESPEDGCPFGPLTQRLLQALVEENIISPMEDSPIPDISGKDANDGAGTSPRSQGKAFSVPHTRSLEARIKEELVAQGLLDSEERPGPGGDSEDEVLAELQKRQAELKALSAHNRARKQELLRLAKEEMRKQELRQRVRVSDNEVMEGFRRIMAARQKKRTPTKKEKDQAWKALKERESILKLLDG comes from the exons ATGCCATTCACTGACG ACACTGCCAGGTCTCTGCCACACGGCATCATGAGTGAGTTAAAGGACTGTCCCCCGCTGAAATACTACGACTTCAAACCCGTCGAACATGTGAAGGTCTGCCCCCGTTACACTGCTGTGCTCGGCCGCTCAGAGGACGATGGCATCGGCATTGAGGAGCTGGACACCctgcagctggagctggagacgCTCCTGTCCTCAGCCAGCCGCCGTCTCCGAGCcctggaggagcagagacag ATCCTCACAGACTGGCAGGACAAGAAGGGAGATAAGCGCTTTCTGAAGCTGGGAAAAGACCCCGACCCTGCTGCCTCTTCTCGCCACAAACCAAAGAAGCAGAAGTTGGACGGCAAAGGCGGCCACGGGCCCGGCCCAGGTCCTGGCAGACCCAAGTCCAAAAACCTCCAGCCTAAAGTCCAAGAGTATGAATTTACAGACGATCCACAAGACATTCCCCGCACTCCTAAAAATGATGCACCCAACAG ATTTTGGGCTTCAGTCGAGCCATATTGTGCTGATATCACAAATGAAGAGATCCGTTTGCTCGAGGAGCTTCTGAAACCCCCAGAAGATGAAGCCGAGTATTTCAAA ACTCCGGCACTGGGGAAACACTACTCTCAGCGGTGGGCTCAGGAGGatctgctggaggagcagagggagggagccCGAGccaacgacaagaagaagaacctCATGGGGGGGCCACTGTCTGAGCTGGATGCTAAAG ACGTGGACTCCCTGTTAAAAAAGTCAGAGTCCCAGCATGAATCTCCAGAAGACGGATGTCCCTTCGGTCCTCTCACACAGCGTCTGCTGCAGGCCCTTGTGGAG GAGAACATTATATCCCCCATGGAGGATTCTCCTATACCCGACATTTCAGGGAAGGATGCAAATGATGGCGCTGGGACTTCTCCTCGAAGCCAAGGAAAAGCTTTTAG TGTTCCTCACACACGTTCTCTGGAGGCTCGCATCAAAGAGGAGCTGGTGGCTCAGGGGCTGCTGGACTCTGAGGAGCGACCTGGACCAGGAGGAGACTCTGAGGACGAGGTTCTGGCCGAGCTGCAGAAGAGACAAGCAGAGCTCAAAGCCCTGAGTGCTCACAACAGAGCCCGCAAGCAGGAGCTGCTCCG GTTGGCCAAAGAGGAGATGCGCAAGCAGGAGCTGAGGCAGAGAGTCAGGGTGTCTGACAATGAGGTCATGGAGGGATTTCGACGAATCATGGCAGCCAGGCAGAAGAAACGCACTCCGACCAAGAAAGAGAAGGACCAGGCCTGGAAAGCACTGAAGGAAAGGGAAAGCATCCTCAAGCTCCTGGATGGATAG